ttaaattaaatagcctaattgagtctataaaatgagtgtttagagagaagtcaaagaGATGATAGAAAAGTTTAATCACTCgatttctgatagttttagattctctctaaacacaagtccttttctaagcctctttgattattttctcttcttctctctgtatctatctcatgtgttgaaaattgcccactctagtctaggtgattctaaggatactttggaagactatgaagattatagaagaatggttcagtttcttgataatactctgtgacagaaaggatacaagggttagagaaactgaaggaacactacaccaaatacccatttttataacataaaaatataatacttatgaaaaagtgttatgctataattttatatatatatgtggtaaaAGGAAAAAATGGCGGTAATTTATTTGGGAGCCCGCCTATAATAAAAGTTGTGTTTTTTCTTCTTCAGCAAATTCATTTTTTCCTAGCCCGAATATAACTCCCCCATTTCCTTCTTCGACTACAGTGTCCCCAAAGTCAATCCCAATGGTTCGGCTTCAAATCTCCTCCATTCCTCAAATCttctctctctcgtctttctctatctctcattCTCTCTGTTTCCAGCCAGTCCTCCTCTGACCCATCTACGCCTCTCCTTGCTTCGAAATCTTCCATTGACGCAATACCCACCATTAGAATCGACCAGTCCCTTCTGAACGATGACCCTTTTATGCTCTGCGCCGTTTGCAAGGACCagttcgagcttggcattgaggCCAAGCAACTTCCCTGTAAGCATCTCTACCATCCCTAGGAGGCACGATCTTCTGTTTTTCGCTGGGAATGGTGGTAGCGGCGGAGTTCAGGGCTCATTCTCTCCCAACCAGATTGCAGAGGTGAGGACAGAGACAGAGATGGGAGCGGTCTCCAGTTGTCCAGTTGCGGGTAGAGCTCATATAAATGGTGAAGATGGAGGGTTGAGTTTAAGTCCCGGGGTCATTGAGGAGGGCGATGTTGCCATTTCTGAAAATTTGAGGTCTACTATTTCTTTAGCTACTTGAAATTGGGTTTTGGAATCTTGATTGGTGTCTCAGTTAGGATTATTGAAGAAAAAGGTA
The Humulus lupulus chromosome 6, drHumLupu1.1, whole genome shotgun sequence DNA segment above includes these coding regions:
- the LOC133782176 gene encoding uncharacterized protein LOC133782176 isoform X2, with the protein product MTLLCSAPFARTSSSLALRPSNFPVSISTIPRRHDLLFFAGNGGSGGVQGSFSPNQIAEVRTETEMGAVSSCPVAGRAHINGEDGGLSLSPGVIEEGDVAISENLRNSVVTRGVSTLPEIWGGTFSPTQI